A genomic region of Micromonospora sp. NBC_01796 contains the following coding sequences:
- a CDS encoding DUF397 domain-containing protein, protein MGSIPTHAAWRKSSRSSSNGQCTEVRDRSVAIDVRDSKDPSGPTLTFSPTAWAAFTGSIKDGAIAP, encoded by the coding sequence ATGGGATCTATCCCCACTCACGCAGCTTGGCGGAAGTCGAGCAGATCATCATCGAACGGGCAGTGCACCGAGGTACGCGACCGCAGCGTTGCCATCGACGTGCGCGACTCAAAAGATCCAAGCGGCCCGACGCTGACCTTCAGCCCGACCGCCTGGGCCGCCTTCACCGGAAGCATCAAGGACGGCGCGATCGCCCCGTAA
- a CDS encoding helix-turn-helix domain-containing protein → MRLRRLAAELRSLRTASAMTREEVSEQTGINSATLYRIETAKVRPQRRTLVALLDKYGVTDEDTRNELIDLSKQAAQLGWLQAFESELPDEYTAYISFEAEALGLRNYECLFVPGLLQTEDYARAVIAGAVPIADDGYVERRVEARLKRQASLQKDGPLNLWAIMDEAVLHRLVGGTKVMVEQLAALANASKQPHIVVQVVPFGVGAHPGMPGSFAIMDFPETADPDLVYIDSMAGELFLERDADVRRFTVIFEHLRAAALNPVDSARLIREVANKMQ, encoded by the coding sequence GTGCGCCTGCGACGGCTTGCCGCCGAACTCCGCAGCCTGCGCACCGCCTCGGCCATGACGCGCGAGGAAGTGAGCGAGCAGACCGGGATCAACTCGGCCACCCTGTACCGGATCGAGACGGCCAAGGTTCGCCCGCAGCGACGGACACTCGTCGCGCTCCTCGATAAATACGGCGTAACCGACGAAGACACCCGCAACGAACTGATCGACCTGTCGAAGCAGGCCGCCCAGCTCGGTTGGTTGCAGGCGTTTGAGTCGGAGCTGCCGGATGAGTACACGGCCTACATCAGCTTCGAGGCCGAGGCGCTCGGCCTGCGCAACTACGAGTGTCTGTTCGTTCCGGGGTTACTTCAGACCGAGGACTACGCCCGCGCCGTCATTGCCGGGGCAGTTCCGATCGCTGACGACGGGTACGTCGAACGGCGGGTTGAAGCGCGACTCAAGCGCCAGGCGTCGCTCCAGAAAGACGGCCCGCTGAACCTGTGGGCGATCATGGACGAAGCAGTGCTTCACCGGCTGGTAGGCGGCACGAAGGTTATGGTCGAGCAGCTGGCTGCCCTGGCCAACGCCTCGAAACAGCCGCACATCGTGGTGCAGGTCGTACCGTTCGGCGTCGGCGCCCACCCGGGCATGCCGGGCTCGTTCGCCATCATGGACTTCCCGGAGACCGCCGACCCCGATTTGGTCTACATCGACAGCATGGCCGGCGAGCTGTTCCTGGAGCGTGACGCCGATGTCCGGCGCTTCACGGTGATCTTCGAGCACCTCCGCGCCGCCGCACTGAACCCCGTGGATTCCGCTCGACTCATCCGCGAGGTAGCCAACAAAATGCAGTAG
- a CDS encoding type IV secretory system conjugative DNA transfer family protein: MSRLTWFSLSLPRDMELPDVTAVLRPLAARPRIGITGAVALAVIEVWSIGGRVSWRLGLDFRIAQSLSQQMAAHLPRLGMRQEHETERPALSMAAEVRMHGLASPLRLETAGAVASGMLAVLGGLAASETGVVQWLIGPGRTRPYPPAPLDFAEVLGLHAAQSPDGTALRLWRQKVTEPLFGCRGRIAADGPTRTRAAAIVRSLGNALALADTAHAGLRRGRASARYARRVTNAGRTPLTWSCLLSAAELATVIGWPLKETPSEELALTGGHINEAPQRLLVEDGKEAGEPRRVLGESLHAAQRGQLVTMPVNTALHHVQVAGPTGSGKSTLLASMILADIAAGRSVLVVEPRGDLVNDVLARVLHDRRDRVVVIDPASSDRAVGVNVLAGDRADAERQADEVVHLLAELHGGNLGPRSTDVLLHALITAARLPDGTLCDVPALLANPAFRRQALAQVTDPLVLGPWWAGFEALSEPERGRYIAPLLNKLRPIISRSHLRRMFSQSAPKFGMDELFTTPGTVALVNLSRGLIGTPAANMLGALILSQTWTAIQRRASLPPEKRQPVSVVVDEFQDFLRLPGGVDFGDALAQSRGLGVSWTLAHQHLDQLSSTQQAGVLANARSRIVFRPSPGDAKPLAAALGGEVTADDLLSLRAYQACVALHLDGQPTRPFSITTRPLPSWTSDPAKLRQASAYRFGVDGEELDKALTERRQGAHGSTDAPVGFKRRAAK; encoded by the coding sequence ATGAGTCGGCTGACCTGGTTTTCGCTAAGCCTGCCCCGCGACATGGAACTGCCGGACGTCACGGCGGTGCTGCGCCCACTGGCCGCCCGGCCGCGTATCGGCATCACCGGCGCGGTGGCGCTGGCCGTCATCGAGGTCTGGAGCATCGGCGGACGGGTGTCGTGGCGTCTGGGGCTGGACTTTCGGATAGCGCAGAGCCTTTCGCAGCAGATGGCGGCCCACCTGCCCCGGCTCGGAATGCGCCAGGAGCACGAGACAGAACGGCCGGCGCTTTCGATGGCCGCCGAGGTGCGGATGCACGGCTTGGCAAGTCCTCTCCGGCTGGAGACCGCCGGGGCGGTGGCGTCGGGGATGCTCGCCGTTCTTGGTGGCCTGGCCGCCTCGGAGACCGGTGTCGTGCAGTGGCTCATCGGGCCCGGCCGCACTCGACCGTACCCACCGGCCCCACTCGATTTCGCAGAGGTCCTCGGGCTGCACGCGGCGCAGTCGCCCGATGGAACGGCCCTCAGATTGTGGCGACAGAAGGTCACGGAACCCCTGTTCGGGTGCCGGGGCAGAATCGCGGCGGATGGTCCGACGCGGACCCGCGCCGCCGCCATTGTGCGGAGCTTGGGCAATGCCCTTGCCCTCGCCGACACCGCCCACGCCGGACTCCGCAGGGGCCGGGCCAGCGCCCGGTACGCCCGCAGGGTCACCAACGCCGGCCGTACCCCGCTGACCTGGAGTTGCCTTCTCTCGGCGGCCGAGCTGGCGACGGTGATCGGCTGGCCGCTCAAGGAGACACCGAGCGAGGAGCTGGCGCTTACCGGCGGGCACATCAACGAGGCGCCGCAGCGACTTCTCGTCGAGGACGGCAAGGAAGCAGGCGAGCCACGGCGAGTGCTCGGAGAAAGTTTGCACGCGGCCCAGCGCGGCCAGCTGGTGACCATGCCGGTCAACACGGCTCTGCACCACGTGCAGGTCGCTGGACCGACCGGATCAGGCAAGTCAACGCTGTTGGCCTCGATGATCCTCGCTGACATCGCGGCTGGCCGGTCGGTGCTGGTGGTCGAGCCGCGCGGCGACCTGGTGAACGACGTGCTGGCGCGTGTGCTGCACGACCGGCGTGATCGGGTAGTGGTCATCGATCCGGCGAGCAGCGATCGTGCTGTTGGCGTGAACGTCCTGGCGGGCGACCGGGCGGATGCCGAACGCCAGGCCGACGAAGTGGTACATCTGCTTGCCGAACTGCACGGCGGGAACCTCGGCCCTCGTAGTACGGATGTACTGCTCCACGCGCTCATCACCGCCGCCCGACTGCCGGACGGCACCTTGTGCGACGTGCCCGCCCTACTGGCCAATCCGGCGTTTCGCCGCCAGGCGCTCGCACAGGTCACCGATCCTCTGGTGCTTGGCCCTTGGTGGGCTGGATTCGAGGCGCTGTCGGAGCCCGAGCGTGGCCGCTACATCGCCCCGCTCCTGAACAAGCTCCGCCCGATCATCAGCAGGTCTCATCTGCGCCGGATGTTCAGCCAGTCCGCACCGAAGTTCGGTATGGACGAGCTGTTCACCACGCCCGGCACGGTGGCCCTGGTGAACCTCAGCCGCGGGCTCATCGGCACACCGGCCGCGAACATGCTGGGAGCCTTGATACTCAGTCAGACATGGACGGCGATCCAGCGGCGGGCCTCACTCCCGCCGGAGAAGCGGCAACCGGTCTCCGTCGTCGTGGATGAGTTTCAGGACTTTCTTCGTCTTCCGGGTGGCGTTGACTTCGGCGATGCCTTGGCGCAGTCCCGGGGCCTGGGTGTGTCGTGGACGCTGGCTCACCAGCACTTGGACCAGCTCAGCTCCACTCAGCAGGCCGGGGTGCTGGCCAATGCCCGCTCACGGATCGTCTTCCGCCCCTCGCCCGGGGACGCCAAGCCGCTGGCTGCTGCCCTGGGCGGCGAGGTGACGGCCGACGACCTACTCAGCCTGCGGGCGTACCAGGCCTGCGTAGCGCTGCACCTCGACGGGCAGCCGACTCGCCCCTTCTCGATCACCACCCGGCCGCTGCCGTCCTGGACCAGCGACCCGGCCAAGCTCCGCCAGGCCAGCGCCTACCGCTTCGGGGTCGACGGCGAGGAACTCGACAAAGCCCTGACCGAACGCCGGCAGGGCGCCCACGGCAGCACCGACGCCCCGGTCGGCTTCAAGCGGAGGGCAGCGAAATGA
- a CDS encoding replication-relaxation family protein, producing the protein MPLTCENGVVAPTTVEPLPARPRSPRARLLRERLSDRDLAVLQSLAMLRLLNGDQVQRLHVAEGSPATKARRARTLLQRLAELKLVVRLGRRVGGVRAGSAGYVYGLSGHGQAVLATDGPMGGRRRRVWETSPSFVGHILDNSEVYVRLVEAERDGLLEMLDFQAEPAAWRHFPGPSGQRVILKPDAFVRLGVGEVESSAFLEVDRGTESVPTLLRKCRTYAGYWHSGIEQAAHSVFPRVLWLASGARSMERITKALIQMPREAQHLFHMTFLDSAVPILTATALGGRSA; encoded by the coding sequence ATGCCTCTGACGTGCGAAAATGGTGTCGTCGCACCAACGACTGTCGAGCCGTTACCGGCTCGACCCCGAAGTCCACGGGCACGGCTGCTGAGGGAGCGGCTCAGCGACCGCGACCTGGCCGTACTGCAATCGCTGGCCATGCTCCGCCTACTGAACGGCGACCAGGTGCAGCGGCTGCACGTCGCCGAAGGCTCGCCCGCTACCAAGGCACGACGGGCACGCACGCTCCTGCAGCGCTTGGCCGAACTCAAGCTGGTCGTCCGGCTCGGGCGACGGGTCGGCGGCGTGCGGGCGGGCAGCGCCGGGTACGTCTACGGACTGAGCGGCCACGGGCAGGCGGTGCTTGCCACCGATGGCCCCATGGGCGGCCGCCGTCGGCGGGTATGGGAGACAAGTCCCAGCTTCGTAGGTCACATCCTCGACAACAGTGAGGTGTACGTCCGGCTGGTGGAGGCCGAGCGCGACGGACTACTGGAGATGCTCGACTTTCAGGCCGAACCCGCAGCTTGGCGGCACTTTCCCGGCCCAAGCGGACAGAGAGTCATCCTCAAGCCCGATGCCTTCGTGCGATTGGGTGTGGGCGAGGTCGAGTCCAGCGCCTTCCTCGAGGTCGACCGCGGCACCGAAAGCGTGCCGACACTCCTCCGCAAGTGCCGTACCTACGCGGGCTACTGGCACAGTGGCATCGAGCAGGCCGCGCACAGCGTCTTCCCCCGCGTGCTGTGGCTGGCAAGCGGCGCACGCAGCATGGAGCGCATCACCAAGGCACTCATCCAGATGCCCCGCGAGGCGCAGCACCTGTTCCATATGACGTTTCTGGACAGTGCGGTACCAATCCTCACCGCAACGGCCCTGGGAGGCCGTAGTGCGTGA
- a CDS encoding DNA-methyltransferase — MPDGSIDTCITSPPYWNLRDYGHPEQLGLEPDVDAWVRNLLSICREIARVLRPGGSLWLNVADSYSIHHRQGAPKKGLLLAPQRLALALLGDGWLVRNQVIWSKTNPMPSSVGDRLSCTYEVMFLLVRSPHYFFDLDAIRQPLTTTAKTRPNAAVYRYLPDDAIPPDVGFDDDQGLNRLKAEGRAGHPLGKNPGDVWSLPTAGYRGAHFATFPLALAERPLLATCPEKVCAACDTPWTRERVDRSLATPALGILRPDCECNTDSRPGVVLDPFMGAGTVAIAAEQYGRSWIGIELNPTFAALARERLAAWRERQHP; from the coding sequence TTGCCGGACGGGAGTATCGACACGTGCATCACCAGCCCGCCCTACTGGAACCTCCGGGACTACGGCCACCCTGAGCAGCTTGGTCTTGAGCCAGACGTCGACGCCTGGGTACGCAACCTGCTCAGCATCTGCCGCGAGATCGCCAGAGTTCTCAGGCCCGGCGGCTCACTCTGGCTGAACGTTGCAGACTCGTACTCGATCCACCACCGCCAGGGCGCGCCGAAGAAGGGCCTGCTACTTGCCCCGCAGCGGCTCGCCCTGGCCTTACTGGGCGACGGCTGGCTCGTCCGCAATCAGGTGATCTGGAGCAAGACCAACCCGATGCCGTCCAGCGTGGGCGACCGGCTGAGCTGTACCTACGAGGTGATGTTCCTGCTGGTGCGATCGCCACACTACTTCTTCGACCTTGACGCGATCCGGCAGCCGCTCACCACCACGGCGAAGACGCGCCCGAACGCTGCGGTCTACCGCTACCTGCCCGACGACGCCATCCCGCCCGACGTCGGATTCGACGACGACCAAGGGCTCAACCGGCTCAAGGCCGAAGGACGGGCCGGGCACCCGCTCGGTAAGAACCCCGGCGACGTATGGTCGCTGCCGACAGCGGGATACCGGGGCGCGCACTTCGCCACCTTCCCGCTCGCCCTGGCCGAACGGCCGCTGCTGGCCACCTGCCCCGAAAAGGTCTGCGCAGCATGTGACACGCCGTGGACGCGGGAGCGGGTCGACCGAAGCCTTGCCACACCCGCTCTCGGGATCTTGCGGCCCGACTGTGAATGCAACACCGACAGCAGGCCCGGCGTGGTGCTCGACCCGTTCATGGGCGCGGGGACGGTCGCCATCGCAGCCGAGCAGTACGGACGGAGCTGGATCGGCATCGAGCTGAATCCCACCTTCGCCGCGCTGGCGCGGGAGCGGCTCGCCGCATGGCGGGAGCGACAGCACCCATGA
- a CDS encoding TAXI family TRAP transporter solute-binding subunit, with amino-acid sequence MNRATRVVAGIATVGLGLAGLVGCGGRQDGATTDAGGEVSCEVAADTRIGIATGNSTGVYFALGNAYAEQITTATDGKVKATAAETGASVQNIQQLVAGSYAVAFSLADTAADAVQGTGSFEGQAQPVQALSRIYTNYTQVVVRTGSGITSVEGMKGKRISTGSPKSGTEVIANRLLEAAGLDPAQDIQAQRLDLTKTVDGVKDGSIDAFFWSGGLPTPGITDLFTTSRDQVAFLDITPLLSEMKKINPVYEEGSIPAATYGTPAPVRTIVVPNLLLVKNDLDANLVCVLTKALFDRKPQLEQANAAAREISLETARKTTPVPLHRGADKALDDLNAPK; translated from the coding sequence ATGAACCGTGCCACGAGGGTCGTCGCGGGAATCGCGACGGTCGGCCTCGGACTGGCCGGCCTGGTCGGCTGTGGCGGCCGGCAGGACGGGGCCACCACCGACGCCGGCGGAGAGGTGAGCTGCGAGGTCGCCGCAGACACCCGGATCGGCATCGCCACCGGAAACTCCACCGGTGTCTACTTCGCGCTCGGCAACGCCTACGCCGAGCAGATCACCACCGCCACCGACGGCAAGGTCAAGGCCACCGCGGCCGAGACCGGTGCCTCGGTGCAGAACATCCAGCAGTTGGTGGCCGGGAGCTACGCGGTGGCGTTCTCACTGGCCGACACCGCCGCCGACGCGGTCCAGGGGACGGGGAGCTTCGAGGGCCAGGCACAGCCGGTGCAGGCGCTCTCCCGGATCTACACCAACTACACCCAGGTGGTCGTGCGTACCGGCTCGGGGATCACCTCGGTCGAGGGCATGAAGGGCAAGCGGATCTCCACCGGCTCCCCGAAGTCGGGCACCGAGGTGATCGCCAACCGGCTGCTGGAGGCGGCCGGCCTCGATCCGGCCCAGGACATCCAGGCCCAGCGGCTCGACCTGACCAAGACCGTCGACGGGGTCAAGGACGGCTCGATCGACGCCTTCTTCTGGTCCGGTGGACTCCCCACCCCCGGCATCACGGACCTGTTCACCACCTCCAGGGACCAGGTCGCCTTCCTGGACATCACCCCGTTGCTGTCCGAGATGAAAAAGATCAACCCGGTGTACGAGGAAGGCTCCATCCCGGCCGCCACCTACGGCACCCCCGCCCCCGTACGGACCATCGTGGTGCCCAACCTGCTGCTGGTGAAGAACGACCTCGACGCGAACCTGGTCTGCGTACTGACCAAGGCGCTGTTCGACCGCAAGCCGCAGCTCGAACAGGCCAACGCGGCGGCCAGGGAGATCAGCCTGGAGACCGCCCGCAAGACCACCCCGGTGCCGCTGCACCGGGGCGCCGACAAGGCGCTGGACGACCTCAACGCCCCGAAGTAG
- a CDS encoding TRAP transporter permease: protein MPEGQAPVPPTADNKRDESARPSMVEQPATVVYDDEERPARELTGPAATVVAVAAFTVALLVLAQVFRPLSQGSQYYLIIFLAGVLPLVFLAYRSGLRWPTRLTRRGPAPPGDPADRPEPPTGAGPTVGDWLLAGLALLVCLYPVLPVPIAGAGGGYDAFLDRQGLLAPTDVLLGALLLALLIEACRRTTGWVLPVVCLLFLGYGYYGGLLPQHWAIAHAGLDFAQIVDALYNSGSGFYGTPLDVAATYIVLFTIYGAVLDLSGAGRFFVDLSVSAFRRSRSAAGRTAVAAGFLLGTVSGSGTATAVSVGAVSWPILRRAGYPPEQAGGMLAAAGVGAILSPPTLGAAAFIVAEYLGVSYLTVLGWAMIPTLLYYLGILLAVEIDARRFGVRVVEVVAGSPGRLLLRFGYHFSSLIVIVVLLAVGVSATRSVVYATALAFALSFLDRRGWLTPDRLFTALVTGVRGVLPVVAVCGAAGIITATTTKTGLGAQFAGLLVRAAETLADRPAVVLALTVVFAAVALALLGLAVPVTASFIIGWVIIGPALLALGVPAPAAAMFVFYYSVLSEVTPPTALAAVGAAAITGGRTVPTMWQALKYALPAFLAPIAFVLTGPGEYLLGRGPVLGVLWTAAVACLGIAAVAAASGGWLLGIGPVGTAGRILAGLAGLLLLYLHPVSIGAGAALLAGAAALAVARRRADRRTADAGQGSVAVVAGSSSAVDPGTEAVGSAGGTGPVAARRSGGSVGGAGKAGEAGAADPVEEAGEIRSTARSAPPPDRSPRKKESS from the coding sequence ATGCCCGAGGGTCAGGCCCCCGTCCCACCAACGGCCGACAACAAGCGGGACGAATCCGCACGACCGTCGATGGTGGAGCAACCCGCGACGGTGGTCTACGACGACGAGGAACGCCCGGCCAGGGAACTGACCGGTCCGGCCGCCACCGTGGTCGCCGTGGCCGCGTTCACCGTCGCGCTGCTCGTCCTGGCCCAGGTGTTCCGGCCACTGTCGCAGGGCAGCCAGTACTACCTGATCATCTTCCTCGCGGGCGTACTCCCGTTGGTTTTCCTCGCCTACCGGTCCGGCCTGCGGTGGCCGACACGGCTGACCCGGCGCGGACCGGCGCCGCCCGGCGACCCGGCCGACCGGCCGGAACCGCCCACGGGCGCCGGGCCAACGGTCGGCGACTGGCTGCTGGCCGGACTGGCCCTGCTGGTCTGCCTCTACCCGGTGCTGCCCGTCCCGATCGCCGGGGCCGGCGGCGGTTACGACGCCTTCCTCGACCGGCAGGGGCTGCTCGCACCGACCGACGTGCTGCTCGGCGCCCTGCTCCTGGCCCTGCTGATCGAGGCCTGCCGGCGCACCACCGGCTGGGTGCTGCCCGTGGTCTGCCTGCTCTTCCTCGGCTACGGCTACTACGGCGGCCTGCTGCCCCAGCACTGGGCGATCGCCCACGCCGGACTCGACTTCGCCCAGATCGTCGACGCCCTCTACAACTCCGGCAGCGGCTTCTACGGCACCCCGCTCGACGTAGCCGCCACCTACATCGTGCTGTTCACCATCTACGGCGCCGTACTCGACCTCTCCGGCGCCGGCCGGTTCTTCGTCGACCTGTCGGTCTCCGCCTTCCGCCGGTCGCGCAGCGCCGCCGGTCGCACCGCCGTCGCCGCCGGCTTCCTGCTCGGCACGGTCTCCGGATCCGGTACGGCCACCGCCGTCAGCGTCGGGGCGGTGAGCTGGCCCATCCTGCGCCGCGCCGGCTACCCGCCCGAACAGGCCGGCGGCATGCTCGCCGCCGCCGGTGTCGGTGCCATCCTCTCCCCACCCACCCTCGGCGCAGCCGCCTTCATCGTCGCCGAGTACCTGGGCGTGTCCTACCTGACCGTGCTCGGCTGGGCGATGATCCCGACCCTGCTCTACTACCTCGGCATCCTGCTCGCCGTCGAGATCGACGCCCGCCGGTTCGGGGTACGGGTGGTCGAGGTCGTCGCCGGCTCGCCGGGCCGGCTCCTGCTCCGGTTCGGCTACCACTTCTCCTCCCTGATCGTGATCGTGGTGCTGCTCGCGGTCGGGGTCAGCGCCACCCGCTCGGTGGTGTACGCGACCGCACTGGCGTTCGCGCTCTCCTTCCTCGACCGGCGAGGATGGCTCACCCCCGACCGCCTGTTCACCGCCCTCGTCACCGGCGTACGCGGAGTCCTCCCGGTCGTCGCGGTCTGCGGCGCCGCCGGCATCATCACCGCCACCACCACCAAGACCGGACTCGGCGCACAGTTCGCCGGTCTGCTCGTCCGCGCCGCGGAGACCCTGGCCGACCGGCCCGCGGTGGTGCTCGCACTCACCGTCGTCTTCGCCGCCGTCGCGCTCGCCCTGCTCGGACTCGCCGTACCGGTCACCGCCTCGTTCATCATCGGCTGGGTGATCATCGGGCCGGCCCTGCTGGCGCTCGGCGTACCGGCCCCCGCGGCGGCGATGTTCGTCTTCTACTACTCGGTGCTCTCCGAGGTCACCCCACCCACCGCACTCGCCGCCGTCGGCGCCGCCGCGATCACCGGCGGCCGGACCGTGCCCACCATGTGGCAGGCACTGAAGTACGCGCTACCGGCCTTCCTCGCCCCGATCGCCTTCGTCCTGACCGGGCCGGGTGAATACCTGCTCGGTCGGGGACCGGTGCTCGGTGTGCTCTGGACCGCCGCGGTCGCCTGCCTCGGCATCGCCGCGGTGGCCGCGGCGAGCGGCGGTTGGCTGCTCGGCATCGGCCCGGTCGGCACCGCCGGCCGGATCCTCGCCGGGCTGGCCGGACTGCTCCTGCTCTACCTGCACCCGGTCTCGATCGGGGCCGGTGCCGCGCTGCTCGCCGGTGCCGCCGCCCTGGCGGTGGCCCGCCGCCGCGCCGACCGGCGGACAGCAGATGCGGGGCAGGGCTCGGTGGCGGTGGTTGCGGGGTCGTCGTCGGCGGTGGATCCGGGAACGGAGGCGGTGGGATCGGCGGGGGGAACGGGGCCGGTGGCTGCACGCCGGTCGGGCGGTTCGGTGGGGGGAGCCGGTAAGGCGGGGGAGGCCGGGGCGGCCGATCCGGTCGAGGAAGCCGGCGAGATCAGGTCAACGGCCCGGTCGGCCCCTCCACCGGACCGATCACCCCGGAAGAAGGAGAGTTCATGA
- a CDS encoding TetR/AcrR family transcriptional regulator, with product MTRRAAEIRLDALLRTACAVIKERGLANTRTADVAQAAGVSQALVFYHFATKERLLAQAFAYAAEQDLARLDAVVRSSAGPLEKLRKILKLYAPTGRSKSWGMWIDGWSESLRTPELEKVSRRLDLRWREDLADIIAAGVDEGVFVCDDPGGAAWRINALIDGLAVQSAVHDRVISRRLLSEWVHLATARELGLSPEQLDG from the coding sequence GTGACGAGACGCGCGGCCGAGATCCGCCTAGATGCGCTGCTGCGTACCGCCTGTGCGGTGATCAAGGAGCGCGGGTTGGCGAACACCCGTACCGCCGACGTGGCCCAGGCCGCCGGGGTGAGCCAGGCACTCGTGTTCTACCACTTCGCCACGAAGGAGCGGCTGCTCGCGCAGGCGTTCGCGTACGCGGCGGAGCAGGATCTGGCCCGACTCGACGCGGTGGTCCGGTCCTCGGCCGGCCCGCTGGAGAAGCTCCGGAAGATCCTCAAACTGTACGCACCGACCGGCCGGTCGAAGTCGTGGGGAATGTGGATCGACGGCTGGTCGGAGTCCCTGCGTACGCCCGAGTTGGAGAAGGTGTCCCGGCGGCTGGACCTGCGCTGGCGGGAGGACCTCGCCGACATCATCGCGGCCGGCGTGGACGAGGGCGTGTTCGTCTGTGACGATCCGGGCGGCGCCGCCTGGCGGATCAACGCGCTGATCGACGGGCTCGCGGTGCAGTCGGCGGTGCACGACCGGGTGATCTCCCGCCGCCTGCTCTCCGAGTGGGTCCACCTGGCCACCGCACGCGAGCTCGGCCTGTCCCCCGAACAGCTGGACGGCTGA
- a CDS encoding TIGR03086 family metal-binding protein codes for MDLLQTYRRSLDEFTDRVAQVGYDQWALPTPCGDWDVRALVNHVVVEDRWTVPLLAGATIEQVGDQFDGDLLGDDPAGTAQDAAAAAERGASEPGALDRTVHLSFGDTPASEYLHQLLAEHLVHGWDLAVAIGVEPKLDAEAVRECARWFTERTGMYRQGGLVASAVHVPENASEQDRLVAAFGRDPDWAPGD; via the coding sequence ATGGATCTGCTGCAGACGTACCGGCGCAGCCTGGACGAGTTCACCGACCGGGTCGCCCAGGTCGGGTACGACCAGTGGGCCCTGCCCACCCCGTGCGGCGACTGGGACGTACGCGCGCTGGTGAACCATGTGGTCGTCGAGGACCGGTGGACCGTCCCGCTGCTGGCCGGTGCGACCATCGAGCAGGTCGGCGACCAGTTCGACGGTGACCTGCTCGGCGACGACCCGGCCGGCACCGCGCAGGACGCCGCGGCCGCGGCCGAGCGGGGCGCGAGCGAGCCCGGAGCGCTCGACCGTACGGTGCACCTCTCGTTCGGGGACACCCCGGCGAGCGAGTACCTGCACCAGCTCCTGGCCGAGCACCTGGTGCACGGCTGGGACCTGGCGGTGGCGATCGGGGTCGAGCCGAAGCTGGACGCCGAGGCGGTACGCGAGTGCGCCCGCTGGTTCACCGAGCGGACCGGGATGTACCGGCAGGGTGGCCTGGTCGCCTCGGCGGTGCACGTGCCGGAGAATGCCAGCGAGCAGGACCGGCTGGTGGCGGCGTTCGGGCGGGATCCGGACTGGGCTCCGGGCGACTGA
- a CDS encoding carbohydrate ABC transporter permease, with protein sequence MTTDTLRRPPPGPADPTAKAGRNRPRYRRHRPGIAYLFLSPWVCGALLLTLGPMLASLYLSFTDYDLFTSPNWVGLENYKRLFTDDARFLASAKVTATYVLISVPLKLAAALAVAMLLNNARRGQGFYRSAFYAPSLLGTGVAIALAWRALFTDNGVVDSLTGRVGWDTGGWINEPDYAIYVLIILAIWQFGAPMVIFLAGLKQVPQELYDAAAVDGSGRWRTFRSVTLPMLSPIILFNLVLETIHAFQAFTPAFIVSGGRGGPSNSTLFYTLYLYERGFSQFRMGYASAMAWILLITVAVITALFFGTSRRWVFYAGENK encoded by the coding sequence ATGACGACTGACACACTGCGCCGGCCGCCCCCCGGGCCCGCCGATCCGACCGCCAAGGCGGGGCGCAACCGCCCGCGCTACCGGCGCCACCGGCCCGGCATCGCGTACCTTTTCCTCTCCCCCTGGGTCTGCGGCGCGCTGCTGCTCACCCTCGGGCCGATGCTCGCCTCGCTCTACCTGTCGTTCACCGACTACGACCTGTTCACCAGCCCGAACTGGGTCGGCCTGGAGAACTACAAGCGGCTGTTCACCGACGACGCCCGGTTCCTCGCCTCGGCCAAGGTCACCGCGACGTACGTGCTGATCTCCGTACCGTTGAAGCTGGCCGCCGCCCTGGCGGTGGCGATGCTGCTCAACAACGCGCGGCGCGGACAGGGGTTCTACCGGTCCGCGTTCTACGCCCCCTCGCTGCTCGGCACCGGGGTGGCGATCGCGCTGGCCTGGCGGGCCCTGTTCACCGACAACGGCGTGGTCGACTCGCTCACCGGCCGGGTCGGCTGGGACACCGGCGGCTGGATCAACGAACCGGACTACGCGATCTACGTGCTGATCATCCTGGCGATCTGGCAGTTCGGCGCCCCGATGGTGATCTTCCTGGCCGGGCTCAAGCAGGTCCCGCAGGAACTGTACGACGCCGCCGCGGTGGACGGTTCCGGCCGCTGGCGCACGTTCCGTTCGGTGACCCTCCCGATGCTCTCCCCGATCATCCTGTTCAACCTGGTGCTGGAGACCATCCACGCGTTCCAGGCGTTCACCCCCGCGTTCATCGTCAGCGGCGGGCGGGGCGGGCCGAGCAACTCCACCCTGTTCTACACGCTCTACCTCTACGAGCGCGGGTTCTCCCAGTTCCGGATGGGCTACGCCTCCGCGATGGCCTGGATCCTGCTGATCACCGTCGCCGTCATCACCGCGCTCTTCTTCGGCACCTCCCGCCGCTGGGTCTTCTACGCCGGGGAGAACAAATGA